The window GGTTCAATACCCACTGCGCAGTGGCAATCAAATGACGCACAGGCATCCGACAATAAATGAATACTTTCTAACACGTTATGAACCATGACCGGTTTATAAACGTTAAGTTGGAAATTTCCCTGACTGCCAGCAAACGCCACCGCAGCATCATTACCAAATACTTGTACACATACCATTGTTAACGCTTCACACTGGGTAGGGTTAACTTTGCCGGGCATGATCGATGAGCCGGGTTCATTTTCCGGGATCAGTAATTCACCAATCCCGCAGCGAGGGCCACTGGCTAACCAACGCACATCGTTGGCAATTTTCATCAGGGCGCCCGCTAAGGTACGTAATGCGGCAGATGTTTGCACTAAAGCATCATGGGCTGATAAAGCAAAAAACTTATTTTCCGCCGCACGGAAAGGATAACCAGTGATATCTGCCATATGCGCAGCTGCTCGTTCACCAAATTGTGGATGTGCATTTAGCCCTGTTCCGACAGCCGTACCACCGATGGCTAATTCAAATAAGCCGGGCTTACTGGCATGAATACCTATCAAGGCAAATTCGAGTTGTGCCACCCATGCGCTTATTTCCTGCCCTAGAGTAATGGGCGTCGCATCTTGCAGATGAGTGCGTCCGGTCTTCACAATATGCGCATAAGCTATCGCTTTATCATTCAACGTTTTTTTAAGATGCTCGATCACCGGAATCAACTGCTGTTCCAGCTCTTCAATGACGGCAATATGCATGGCAGTTGGAAAGGTATCATTAGACGACTGTCCGCAGTTGACGTGATCATTCGGGTGAATAGGATTTTTACTGCCAACCTCACAACCACATATTTCAATAGCCCGATTGGCGATGACCTCATTCGCATTCATATTCGATTGCGTGCCAGAACCGGTTTGAAATACCACCAGTGGGAAATGTTCATCCAGTTTCCCATCCATAACCTCGGTTGCCGCTTGTTCAATGGGATCTGTGATCGTTGCTGGTAAAATACCCAATTCAGTATTCGCTTTTGCGGCAGCCAGCTTCAATATTCCCAATGCTCTGATCATGGGGCGTTGCCAGCGGAAGCGATCAAGACCTATGGGGAAATGTTCAATAGAACGTTGCGTTTGAGCCCCCCAATATTTATCTGCCGGAACAGCAATGCAACCCATAGAGTCTGTTTCATAACGCACTCTGCTCATAATGAATGTCCTATGTAGTATTCCTGTGTGAACTGCCTACGGAAATGATAATTAAATCTATACTGATATTAGTTCTTATCAGTGAGGACTGCCTACCATGGATATTGGATCGCACGATCTTGCCGCGTTATTTGGCCAACTAGGGCTGGAAAATGATGAGCAGAGTATTAATCGATTTGTTGAGTCTCATCAACTCACCGCAGAGATGACTTTTTTGGATGCGCCGTTCTGGAATTCATCGCAAGTTGAATTGCTGCAACAAGCATTTATGGATGATGCAGAATGGGCTGAAGCCGCAGATACATTAGCGACATTATTAGCAGCATCAGCAAAATGAAAGATAATTTATGCTGGGAAGAGTAGTGACACCGACTTTACATCGGTGTCACTTTGTTTATCGGTGAGCGTTATAGCCAACCTTTCTTACGGAAGAAGAAATAAGTGCCAAATGCTGACGCCAACATCATTCCAATAGAAACCAAATAACCGAATTTCCAATGCAATTCCGGCATGAAATCAAAGTTCATCCCATACATGCTGGCGATTAATGTTGGTGGCAGGAACACAACCGCGGCAACCGAGAAGATTTTGATCACCTTATTCTGTTGCAAGTTAGTAAAGCCCATTGCCACTTCCAGTTGGAAGTTGATCTTATCAAACAAGAATTGAGTGTGCGGTAACAACGATTCGATATCGTGTAACACCTCATCGATAGTTTTCTTTTGTTCAGATAACAGCTGCTGACGAACTGTGCGGCGCAGGAAACGCAAAGCACGACGCGTATCGTGCAAAGCCAGACGGATCTGACTGTTCGTTTCTTCCTGTTCCATCAACTCTTTTAACATTTCATGGATCTGTTCATCACTGAGCACCAGCTCTGATGTTTCTTCCAAAGTGGTATAACCATCTTCGATCAGATCAGACAAATACTCGACTTTCAGATCCATTAGCTCCAGCAGGATATCCATCGCATTTTCGATTTCCACACGGTCATGACGCATGTAATGACGCAGCAGACGAACGATACCGATATCTTCTTCACGGAAACTGATCAATAAATTATTACGCAGTGTGAACGACATGTTTACACCGCGAGTTTCACCGCCGATCCGTTGCGGGAACAGAGATAAAATATGCAGGCCATCTGTGTCCCAATAGAAACGTGCAGAGGCTTCAATTTCATCGAGTTCTTCTTCTTCCGGAACTTCTTCCAGAAAGAGACTACTCAGCCATTCACGTTCTTCATCGTCAGGCTTATAGGCATCCAGCCAGATGGTGCTAGCCGGTAATACATCTTGAGTTGATAGTTGAACAACTTCCAGAAGCTTATTACGCAGCATGTAGGCGGTAATCATGAGATCCCCCTTAAAAGGCTAATTTGGGGTAGGCTTTTCTGCGACGCACTATACCTTCCCTTTATTACAAAGTCAGGTCATTTAGCCTTGATTAAGGAAAATCTTCCCGTCTTTTCAGGGAATAACAGCAAGTCGCTGAATGTTTTTTAATCTCGCCGATTGCCCAGATTTATCTTCCACGCACGCCTTAACTCACGACGGTGTGGATCAATATTTCTTAGCGTTAATAATGAACAGGGCAGCGGCTCGTTAAGTAATAATGAGGCCATTATTTCTGCAGACCAAGGTGCGCTGCACAACCCGCGCGATCCCATTCCTGCCAAGATGAACAACCCCGACGCCGTTTCTGGCAACCAGCCTGATTTAGGCATTTCAGCCCCAGCGCGCTTTAAATCTTCAGTGGAACGGAAACCGCCAATCAACGGGAAATGGTCTCGTGTAACACCACGAATTGAAGCTCGGCCACTGGTTATGGTGTAATCAGAAACATCTTGTGGCGCAGTTTGGGGTAACGTGCGCTGCATTTTGACTCTATTTTCATCGTGTTCTGATTGGCGAACTTCACGGCTCATGTCATTGCGGATATAGGTTGCGCCAATCACTTGTTGCCCATCAAGAGCAGGAACAATGTAACCATCTCCACAAACTACATAAGTGCTTATTGCTTCGTAGTCAGAAGCACGTAATGTTGATATCTGGCCCCGCATAGGGGTGATCGGTAATGACGTTGTTTGTTCAAAATCAAGAATATTCACACCATTTGCCAGAATGACGTGAGATGCCGACCATGTATTTCCCTCTGTATCACTTAATTGCCAAAACAGATCGTTGTTATTAAGGGATTTAATTTCGCAATTCTTATGCTGAGTTAATAAGCCATTTTGCGCTGACAGTTGAAATAACGCTTTAACTAATTCTGCAGGTACAACCCAGCCGCCATGAGGGAATAACACGCCATCGGCATCTTGTTGTATTAACTCGCTAGGAAAATTAGCCTGCAGCAGGTCACTGTTTTTTTGTGATGATTTATCATCAATTGCTTTTAACAACACCCCACACCAGTCATGTCTGAATGCAGTTTGGTTATTGATACCTGTCAGCAATTGCTGGCAAAAGTGAAAAGCAGAAACAAAAAATTGTGACAACAGATCATCGGGGTGGTGTAGCAGGGGATAAATAGCGCCTTGTGGGTTGCCTGATGCGCCTTCCGCCACATCATTATCAGCACAAAATAGTTCAACCCGAAAACCGCGCTGAGTAAGCAAATAGGTCAAACAGGCGGATGCAATACCGCCACCTACTATGGCAATTGATGTGACCGGTAGTGTATTTATCTTCGCTTTTGTTTTTTGACTACGCCCAATTAATATGCTGCGTTTTTCACCATGTCCGGCGACTTTGCTCATAACAAAACCAGCATTAGCTAACCCGCGACGGACAAAACCGGCCGCCGTGAATGTGGATAGTGTCGTTAATGGTCGGCTCAATCGATAGACCTGCGAGAATAAACTTTCAGTCCACATATCTGGATTTTTACTCGGCGCAAAGCCATCTAAAAACCAGACATCGGCTAAACCGTCAGCAGGTTCATAGATTTGCGGGAGTAGTTCATTGGCATCGCCCAGCCAAAGATCCAATACGACGGCTCCATCATCGAAACATAATCGCTGGCATCCGGGTACAGCATATGGGTACGCTGAAATAAGTTGTTCGCTTAATGATGATAATTCAGGCCAAACTGCCAACGCTTGTTTTAGATCGAGCTTGGTCAGCGGAAATTTCTCAAAACTAATAAAATGCAGACGAGTAACTTTACCTTCTGGTTTTGTCTCCCGGTAATGACGAAATGCTTGCCAGGTAGCCAAAAAATTCAGGCCCGTGCCAAAACCAGTTTCGGCTATGACGAAAAAATTCCGGTCGTGAGTTAGCCATCGCTCAGGCAAATTGTTCTGTTTGAGGAAGACATATTGGGTCTCATGCAGGCCATTATTGTTAGAAAAATAGATATCTTCAAAAGAGTCCGAAATCGGCATTCCCGCGTCATTCCAGCTTAATTTGGCGTTTTGTAACGAGGCCAGCATGGAAAAATCTCGACTATTTCACAAAAGTTAGATGGATTTTAAGGGAAAGCAGACCAGTTGTTGAGATAAAACAGGTAAACTATGCATAGGTCTTAATAAGTCATATTGGAACTTAAGTTAATGAGAAGAGCTGTTATCACCGGTATCGGTATTGTTTCTAGTCTGGGCAACAACGCGGCAGAAGTGCTGGCATCATTGAAAGCCGGTAAATCAGGTATTACTTATTCTGAGCAATTTGAACAACAGAATCTGCGTAGCCGTGTATGGGGCAATATCAAGCTAGATGTGGCTGACCTGATTGATCGTAAAGTTTTGCGTTTCATGGGTGATGCTGCTGCGTATGCTTATCTGTCTATGCAACAGGCGATTGCCGATGCCAAATTGACTGAAGAAATGGTTTCAAATCCTCGCACTGGTCTGGTTGCTGGCTCAGGTGGCGCGTCTTCTAAAAACCAGATCGAAGCATGTGACACATTGCGTGAAAAAGGTGTACGTCGAGTTGGCCCATACATGGTGCCACGGACTATGTCTTCTACTACCTCTGCATGTCTGGCTACGCCATTCAAAATCAAAGGTATCAACTACTCCATCAGTTCTGCCTGTGCGACGTCATCACATTGTATCGGTCATGCACTTGAGCAGATCCAGTTAGGTAAACAAGACATCGTTTTCGCCGGTGGTGGTGAAGAGGTGGATTGGACTCTGGCTATGCAGTTTGATGCCATGGGCGCACTGTCTAGCAAATATAACGATACACCGGAAAAAGCATCCCGTACTTATGATGCGGGTCGTGATGGTTTTGTTATCTCTGGCGGCGGCGGTATCGTTGTTGTTGAAGAGTTAGAGCACGCACTAGCGCGTGGCGCACATATCTACGCTGAAATCACTGGCTACGGTGCTACTTCAGATGGTTATGACATGGTTGCGCCATCAGGTGAAGGTGCAGTTCGTTGCATGCAGCAAGCTATGTCAACTGTAGCTGCACCAATCGATTACCTGAATACTCACGGCACTTCTACACCCGTTGGTGATGTGAAAGAGCTGGAAGCTATTCATAACGTATTCGGCGACAAAGCACCTAAGATTTCTGCAACTAAAGCGATGAGTGGTCATGCTCTGGGCGCGGCAGGTGTTCATGAAGCGATCTACAGCTTGCTGATGATGGAAAATGGCTTTATTGCACCAAGCATCAACATTGAAACTTTAGATCCTAAAGCGGAAGGTTTGCCAATCGTTACTGAATATGAAGAAGCAGAACTGAACACTGTGATGTCAAACAGTTTCGGTTTCGGCGGCACCAACGCAACTTTGGTGTTCAGTAAATACAAAGGCTAATGATTTCATTAAGCTAAATGGCATAATAAGGGGCTTATAGCCCCTTTTTCTTTTTCAGGCGACGGATATGAAGATTGTGGTTGATGAAAATATGCCACTGGCCGAAGCGTTATTTGCTGAGTTCGGGGAAGTAGTCCGGGTACAGGGAAGAACGCTCTCGGCTGCCCAATTAATTGATGCGGATGTCCTCTTGGTTCGCTCGATTACTAAAGTGAATGCATCGCTGTTATCGCAAGCTAATAAACTGAAATTCGTTGGTACCGCCACTATCGGCACCGATCATGTTGATAAAACCTATCTGGCAGAAAAGGCGATCCCTTTTTTCAGCGCTCCCGGCTGTAATAAAGTGTCTGTCGGTGAATATGTCATCAGCGCTTTACTGGTGATGGCGGAAAAATATCAATTTTCGCTGTCTGGATTATCATTAGGTATTATTGGCGCCGGAAATACCGGAACTGCGGTCGCTGAACGGGCCGCTGCATTAGGTATCGCAGTGAAACTCTGTGATCCGCCCAAACAGCAAGCCGGTGATCTGCGGACATTTGTGACCTACGATGAAGCATTAGAATGCGAGTTGGTCAGTTTTCATGTGCCGCTGTCACGGCAAGGAGAACATGCCACTTTTCATTTGTTAGATGAAAAGTGTATTCAGGCCTTCCGGCCAGAGCAGATCTTAATTAATGCTTGTCGGGGAGAGGTTTGGGATAATCAGGCTATGTTGATGCGTCAGCAATCAGCTTCCCCATTACGATTAGTGATGGATGTTTGGGAAAATGAACCCAATGTTTTGCAAACCTTAGTACCTTATACCGAGATTGCAACGCCACATATTGCTGGTTATAGCTTAGAAGGGAAATATCGTGGCACTTACATGCTATACGAGGCGTTTTGTCAGCATTTCGGCTATGAAATAACAAAACAACTTCAACCCATGTTACCAACTGCAGATATTAATACCTTGTCACTCTGTGCTGATGTGAGTGAATGCATTTTGAAGAAGTTAATTCATCTGGTATATGACGTGCGTCGTGATGATGCCATCTTCCGGCACAAAATAACTCAGCCCGGCAGTTTTGATGAAATGCGTAAAGAATATCCTGAACGTCGCGAGTGGAGCTCATTAAAGATCTCTACAGAGAAAAATAATGATCTACTTGCTCAGTTAGGTTTTTGCGTTTCAGGTAATTAAACATATTTTAGGAGAAAAGCAAAATGCCAATCAATGTTGCTGTTGCAGGCAGTGAAGAATTAACCAGTGAAAATTTGCTCGAAGCATTGCAGGAAAAATCATTTTCAGTCTGTCAGCTATATCTCTTAACAGCACTTGATGCTGAGGAACAGGAAGCGATTCGTTTTAATAATCAGAACATTTATGTGCAAGCGTTGGAAGGTTTTGACTGGTCGCAAGTTGAGTTAGTCTTTTTTACCGGTAATGCAGATGAATACGCTGCTGCGTTTTCTGCTGCAGAGCAGGCAAATTGTAAGATTATCGATTTGCGAGCACCTGCATTCAAAGATAACGCTCATGGCCTGAGTCTGTTTACTGCAAATGAAAATATGGAGTCGCCAATTCATATTTCTCCTGATGATTTAACTGTATTGATCGGCCAGATCATTCAGCCTTTCTTTGAAGAAACGGCGATCACCGCGCTTAATATTACTGCATTGGAACCTGTGTCTATTCATGGGAAAAAGGGCACTGAGGTTTTAGCGAAAGAAACCGCTCAGCTCATGAATGGTCGTCCACTGGAAAATACGTTATTTGCGGCGCAGCAAGCGTTCAATATCCTACCCGTGGCGCAAGACAACCACTTAGCCAATGAGTTACAACAACTGTTTCCTAAAGAAAAACTCAATGTGGCCGTAACCTTATTACAAGCACCTGTTTTTTATGGGGCAACTGTGGTCATCGATATCACACTGGAAGATCCATTACCGCGTGAAATGATTACTAAAATGCTATCATCTATCAATAATGTTGAGCTTTCTGATGAGCTATTAACACCAGTGACTCACGGCTCTAATCAAAACCAGATCTTCATGCAACTGACGGCTGCTGAGACTGCGGAAGTACAGGAATTCCGCTTAGTCATGGTAACGGATCTGTTACGGACTGGTCGGGTAAATAATGCAGTATTACTGGCAGAACAATTAGTTACCCCTGTTCTGTAATAACAGACTAATGTGATAATGGCAGCAAGAAGTTGCTGCCATTATGGTAAAGTTTTTTATGGCGTGCTATCCAGAATGGTAATTGCTGGACCTGATAGGCCGGATAATAGATATAAAAGGACGTCGAAATATGGGATTCAAACTATCTCGGTTGGCTCAAGCAATGATGGCAGCCATCTTCTGTTCAACAGCAAGTTTCGCAGCTGAGAAAGCCGATGATTTTTATATTGAGATAAAAGGGCCTGAAAGCAGTGTCCAGCACGTACAACAACCAGTTCAACCTGCGACGCCATCAACAATCAGAAACAGTGTTATTCAGGAACGGGCCCCTCATCCGTATGTGCCAGAAAGTCGTGATAAATCGCTGCTTTCTACAAAAAGCACAATTTATGGCCCCGTGAAAAAAACAGATACTGCTTGGTCAATTGCCAATAGCATTAAAAGACTATATCCAGGCCAGGGCATAACTACTCGT of the uncultured Tolumonas sp. genome contains:
- the fumC gene encoding class II fumarate hydratase, with translation MSRVRYETDSMGCIAVPADKYWGAQTQRSIEHFPIGLDRFRWQRPMIRALGILKLAAAKANTELGILPATITDPIEQAATEVMDGKLDEHFPLVVFQTGSGTQSNMNANEVIANRAIEICGCEVGSKNPIHPNDHVNCGQSSNDTFPTAMHIAVIEELEQQLIPVIEHLKKTLNDKAIAYAHIVKTGRTHLQDATPITLGQEISAWVAQLEFALIGIHASKPGLFELAIGGTAVGTGLNAHPQFGERAAAHMADITGYPFRAAENKFFALSAHDALVQTSAALRTLAGALMKIANDVRWLASGPRCGIGELLIPENEPGSSIMPGKVNPTQCEALTMVCVQVFGNDAAVAFAGSQGNFQLNVYKPVMVHNVLESIHLLSDACASFDCHCAVGIEPNLPRIEEHLADNLMLVTALNKHIGYDKAASIAKTANHNGLRLRDAAITSGFLTAEEFDLWISPLDMAEPHKRV
- a CDS encoding DUF2789 family protein encodes the protein MDIGSHDLAALFGQLGLENDEQSINRFVESHQLTAEMTFLDAPFWNSSQVELLQQAFMDDAEWAEAADTLATLLAASAK
- the corA gene encoding magnesium/cobalt transporter CorA, encoding MITAYMLRNKLLEVVQLSTQDVLPASTIWLDAYKPDDEEREWLSSLFLEEVPEEEELDEIEASARFYWDTDGLHILSLFPQRIGGETRGVNMSFTLRNNLLISFREEDIGIVRLLRHYMRHDRVEIENAMDILLELMDLKVEYLSDLIEDGYTTLEETSELVLSDEQIHEMLKELMEQEETNSQIRLALHDTRRALRFLRRTVRQQLLSEQKKTIDEVLHDIESLLPHTQFLFDKINFQLEVAMGFTNLQQNKVIKIFSVAAVVFLPPTLIASMYGMNFDFMPELHWKFGYLVSIGMMLASAFGTYFFFRKKGWL
- the mnmC gene encoding bifunctional tRNA (5-methylaminomethyl-2-thiouridine)(34)-methyltransferase MnmD/FAD-dependent 5-carboxymethylaminomethyl-2-thiouridine(34) oxidoreductase MnmC, coding for MLASLQNAKLSWNDAGMPISDSFEDIYFSNNNGLHETQYVFLKQNNLPERWLTHDRNFFVIAETGFGTGLNFLATWQAFRHYRETKPEGKVTRLHFISFEKFPLTKLDLKQALAVWPELSSLSEQLISAYPYAVPGCQRLCFDDGAVVLDLWLGDANELLPQIYEPADGLADVWFLDGFAPSKNPDMWTESLFSQVYRLSRPLTTLSTFTAAGFVRRGLANAGFVMSKVAGHGEKRSILIGRSQKTKAKINTLPVTSIAIVGGGIASACLTYLLTQRGFRVELFCADNDVAEGASGNPQGAIYPLLHHPDDLLSQFFVSAFHFCQQLLTGINNQTAFRHDWCGVLLKAIDDKSSQKNSDLLQANFPSELIQQDADGVLFPHGGWVVPAELVKALFQLSAQNGLLTQHKNCEIKSLNNNDLFWQLSDTEGNTWSASHVILANGVNILDFEQTTSLPITPMRGQISTLRASDYEAISTYVVCGDGYIVPALDGQQVIGATYIRNDMSREVRQSEHDENRVKMQRTLPQTAPQDVSDYTITSGRASIRGVTRDHFPLIGGFRSTEDLKRAGAEMPKSGWLPETASGLFILAGMGSRGLCSAPWSAEIMASLLLNEPLPCSLLTLRNIDPHRRELRRAWKINLGNRRD
- the fabB gene encoding beta-ketoacyl-ACP synthase I — translated: MRRAVITGIGIVSSLGNNAAEVLASLKAGKSGITYSEQFEQQNLRSRVWGNIKLDVADLIDRKVLRFMGDAAAYAYLSMQQAIADAKLTEEMVSNPRTGLVAGSGGASSKNQIEACDTLREKGVRRVGPYMVPRTMSSTTSACLATPFKIKGINYSISSACATSSHCIGHALEQIQLGKQDIVFAGGGEEVDWTLAMQFDAMGALSSKYNDTPEKASRTYDAGRDGFVISGGGGIVVVEELEHALARGAHIYAEITGYGATSDGYDMVAPSGEGAVRCMQQAMSTVAAPIDYLNTHGTSTPVGDVKELEAIHNVFGDKAPKISATKAMSGHALGAAGVHEAIYSLLMMENGFIAPSINIETLDPKAEGLPIVTEYEEAELNTVMSNSFGFGGTNATLVFSKYKG
- a CDS encoding 4-phosphoerythronate dehydrogenase — translated: MKIVVDENMPLAEALFAEFGEVVRVQGRTLSAAQLIDADVLLVRSITKVNASLLSQANKLKFVGTATIGTDHVDKTYLAEKAIPFFSAPGCNKVSVGEYVISALLVMAEKYQFSLSGLSLGIIGAGNTGTAVAERAAALGIAVKLCDPPKQQAGDLRTFVTYDEALECELVSFHVPLSRQGEHATFHLLDEKCIQAFRPEQILINACRGEVWDNQAMLMRQQSASPLRLVMDVWENEPNVLQTLVPYTEIATPHIAGYSLEGKYRGTYMLYEAFCQHFGYEITKQLQPMLPTADINTLSLCADVSECILKKLIHLVYDVRRDDAIFRHKITQPGSFDEMRKEYPERREWSSLKISTEKNNDLLAQLGFCVSGN
- a CDS encoding Asd/ArgC dimerization domain-containing protein — protein: MPINVAVAGSEELTSENLLEALQEKSFSVCQLYLLTALDAEEQEAIRFNNQNIYVQALEGFDWSQVELVFFTGNADEYAAAFSAAEQANCKIIDLRAPAFKDNAHGLSLFTANENMESPIHISPDDLTVLIGQIIQPFFEETAITALNITALEPVSIHGKKGTEVLAKETAQLMNGRPLENTLFAAQQAFNILPVAQDNHLANELQQLFPKEKLNVAVTLLQAPVFYGATVVIDITLEDPLPREMITKMLSSINNVELSDELLTPVTHGSNQNQIFMQLTAAETAEVQEFRLVMVTDLLRTGRVNNAVLLAEQLVTPVL